The stretch of DNA TCGTGCTGTCCGCGCCCGAAATCAGCAGCTGCGTCGCCGGGCCGAAGGTCGGGTTGAAGCCGTTGAGGATTTCGAACCGCGCGCCGTCACGGATCGACAGTGACGTATCGAAATTGAAATCGCTCCCCCGGTTGGCATCGGCAGCGACCTGCCACAGCGAACCGGCACCGGTCAGGGTTATGTCGGCGGTGTTGATGATGCTGGCCCCGGTGAGCAGGCTGCCGCCGCTCTCCACCCGCACGACCATGTGCGCACCGTTGAAGTCGCTGAGAATCTGGAGCGGCGCGCCGGTCACGGCATCGGCAAGGCCGCGGGTCGAAACCACCGAGCCCGGCCCGCTTACCAGCAGGGTGCTGACCCGGTCGCTCGCCCCGAAGCGCAGCTTGTCGAAGCTGGCATTCCCGCCGGCGGTCACCGTGATATCGCCGCCGAAGGTCATAGCGCCTTGCGCGATCAGGCGCGAATTGGTGCCGGTGACGAGGAAATCGGTCTCGTTGTCCGCCGACCAGCCGCCGCCGCCGGTGCCGTCGATCAACCCGCCGCCCTGCACCGTTACGGTGGTGCGCCGCGCCGTCTCCCCCGACAGCTCGAGCCGCCCGGTCAGCGTCCCGCCATCGACCAGGATGGAGCCGTTGCGCACCGAAAGCCCCGCGCCGTTGCCGCCGGTGAAATTCACCTGCCCGCCGCTGCGTACGATCAGGCTGCGGCTGACCGGCCCGCCGATCGAACCCAGCGCGCTCAACCCATCGGCGCGGACGGTGAACTCGCCGCCGTTCTCGATGATCACGTCGCCCACGGGCTCGCCCACGGTGGCCGCGTTGAAGTTCACCACACCGCTCGTCAGCCAGCGCGATCCGGCGCCCGAGACCAGCACCGAAGTGCCCTGACCCAGCGACCAGTTTCCTGCCGGCGACACATCGTCGACCACCCCGCCGTCCAGCACGCGGAAGCTCACTGCGTTCGTCCCTGCGCCCAGTGTCCGGGAATTGCCCGGATTGATGTCCCAGCGGCTGCCCGCCCCCCGCACGGTGACATCGAAGCTCGCCGGAACGCCGTTGGAGGCGAAGCTGAACCCGTTGCTGGTCAACTGCCCGCCGCTGTCCACCAGCAGAAAGCCGCCGGTCGCATTGCTGCCCTGCGCCATCAGGAACAGGTCCGTGGCATAGCGCGAATCCGCCCCGCTCACCGTCAGCCGCGCGCCGAGCTGGCCGATGGTCTGCTCGATGCTCGCCGCACCGCCGCCGGTCACGCTGATCGCGCCGCGGGTCTGGATCCCGGTCACGCCTTCCAGCGCCGATCCCGCCCCGTCGATATTGATCTGGCCCCCCGCGCCCATCGACCAGCCGACCCCGCCGGGGTAGGTCACCCGCGCGCCATCGAGGATGTTGAGGATGCCCACCGCGCTCGCATCGTTGAGGTTGCCGATCCGCACGCCGCCTGCGCCGCTGTTGATGTCCCAGCGCGATCCCGCACCCGTCACGGTGATCGTCCCGCGGCTGTTTTCCGTCACGCCGATCAACCCGGTCGACGAGGTCAGCACGCCGCCGTTCTCGATCAGGACGGTGCCGATCGCCGAGGGGCCGACGCCCACCTCCAGCGCCAGCCCGCCGGGCCCCGAAATGGTCGATCCGGCCCCCGACAGAATCAGCGTGCCGACGCCGCCCGCCGCGCTCGACACGCGCGAGCCGCCGACGCTCAGCAATCCGCCGTTCGCGTCATCGCCGAGGATCAGCTGACCGCCGTCCGTCACGGTCAGTCGGCCGGTGCCGTCGACACCGATCCGCAGCGTCCCCGCCCGCGCTGTCTGGCCGGTGCCGACCCGCGGCGCGTTGGTTTCGCTATCGATCTGCACGGAAGACCGGCTGCCGGGCGTCTGTCCGTTGTCCCAATTGTCCGCATCGTTGTAATCCTCGCTCTCGCTGCCATCCCAGCGCTGCTGCGCCGCGGCGGGGGTGGCCAGCGCCAGCCCCGCGACGCTGGAGAGAAGCAGGACTGCCAGTCCGGTGGTGGAACGTGCTGCCGACATGGGTGATTCTCCATCGCTTGAAATCGGGCAGGGGCCCTGCTGCAAAGCCCCCGGTTTGCGCGATGGAGTGTGGCGCGAGGGGCGGTCGCATCCAAAGTGGCATGATGTTGCAGGAGATGGCTTCTAGCCGCAGATTGCGGCGCGCAGGCGCGCGACTTCGGCCTGCGGGTCAGTTCCGGGCCATGCTGGGCGGTCGAAGCTTGCCGATCAGGGCGGTTATCTCGCGATCGCCGCGCCAGCGCTGGGAGAGATAGCGGATCGCCCAGGCACTGCCCCAGGTCTCGTTCCGGGCAACCGCCTTGCCGAGCAGGCGCAAGGTCGCTGCGCGATCATCGGCGGCGGCGGCGATCATCGTCGGCCAGGGGAGAAAGCTGCGTTCCCCGGTGGCGATTTCGGTCTCCATTGCGCGCACCAGCACCGGCAGCACCGCAGTCTGCCCTTGCGCCAGAGCCGCCGTCATCGCCTCGGCATGGGCGGCTTCGCGCTCCAGTTTGCGGATGCGGGCGTGGGCGGCGTATTCCTCGACGAATCCCGCGATGTTGCCCTGTTCGAGATAGACGATCGACAGATAGTCGCGCGCCGTCGCCAGTTCGGGATCGCGCTGCCGGAGCGCTTCGAGCCTGCGCTGCGCCTCGTCCACCTCGCCCCTCGCATATTGCGCCCATGCGAGGTCGACGAGGATCGGCACCGAGGCCGGTTCAAGCAGGCGTGCGCGTTCGAGCGCCTTCAGACCTTCGTCGAAATCGCCGTTGTCGATGAGGATGTTGCCGAGCCAGAAATGGGTCTGGGCCGATTGCGGCGCGGCGGCGATGGCGGCGGTGAAGCGGCGCATGGCTTCCTGCCGGTTCCCGCGCCACCAATATTCGATAAAGCCGAGCGCGCGCAGGGCATCGGGATCCTCGGGATTGATCCGCAGCGCGGCATCGGCGGCCTGCTGCGCGCGTCCGAACGCGACCGGATCGCTCATCGAGCCGAATTCGCGGGCGAGGATATAGCTGTCGGCCAGCGCGGCGTGGGCGGGGGCGAAGCCGGGATCGCCGTCGGTCACCTGCGTCAGCTTGGCGATCGCGGCGGTGATCGACGCCTCGCTGCGCCGCGCCCAGTCGCTGCGCGCCTCGAGATAGATGCTGGCAAGCGCTGGATCGTCGGGCAGGCTGGATGGCGCCTCCGGCGTGCGGCCTTGCGAGAAGGCGAAGGCTCCCAGACTGATGACGCCCAGCATCGCGGCCAGCGACAGGGCCAGCCGCAGCGGCCCCTTGCGGGCGGACGGTGCGGGGGAGGGGGCTGCGGCGGGAGGCGTTGCTTCCTGCGGCTCGGCCTCGGTTTCGGGATTTTCGGCGAGCCAGGCGTCGAGCTCTTCGGTCAGCGCGAACACGCTGCCGCGTCCCTTGCCCGGAATGCGATGCACCGGCATCCCGCGGTCCGCTTCCCAGCGAATGACGGTGGACCGCTCGCGCCCGAAATGCGCGCCGATCGCTTTCCAGCCGTCAAGCCGCATCGCGCGGTCCGATCGCGATGGCTTCCTTCACCCGGATTTTGACGAAAGGGCGGGGAGAAAGGGCAGCAGGATGCATGAGCAAGAATGATCGCGCGCGCGAAACTCCGGAGTTTCCGATATCGCTTCATGGAGTGCCGATTTTCGGGAGCCTGCGCAATCTGTTTCCGCTGCGGCGCAGCAAGCGGCCCGGCGAACCCCACGCATCGCCCGCGCCCCGGAGGGCGCCCGAGGCGGCGTTAGTACGCAATCATGTCGGAAAACTGGAGCGGGCGAAGGGATTCGAACCCTCGACCCCAACCTTGGCAATTGGCCCGAGCAACTTTTCCGGATTCACTCGATTCTGCGCTAGGTTGCTCCATAATACTGCATTTCAAGCTTTTTTCTTGACGCTCGAGTCGCCGCCGGTAACCTAAACCTCGCCAGAGTTTGATCCCATTTGCTTATTTTCTGCTTATTTTGGCCAATTTCCAGAATCCTTGTAAGCACCTTGTAAGCAATTTGAAAACAGCTTGTAAGCAGCTTGAAAGCAGTCGCGAATGAGGCGGCAAATGTGCAGAAAAACAGACTTCATGTCGCTTGTAAGCAGGATTGTGGATGGCGCTCCGGCTTGGCGAAGGAATTGAATTATGACGAAAATTACCAAACAGCTCGTCAGCGCATTGAAACCTCATCCCGATCCCAGAGGTCCTGCTACCGTGTTGACATGGGACAGCGAACTTCGA from Porphyrobacter sp. YT40 encodes:
- a CDS encoding tetratricopeptide repeat protein, with product MRLDGWKAIGAHFGRERSTVIRWEADRGMPVHRIPGKGRGSVFALTEELDAWLAENPETEAEPQEATPPAAAPSPAPSARKGPLRLALSLAAMLGVISLGAFAFSQGRTPEAPSSLPDDPALASIYLEARSDWARRSEASITAAIAKLTQVTDGDPGFAPAHAALADSYILAREFGSMSDPVAFGRAQQAADAALRINPEDPDALRALGFIEYWWRGNRQEAMRRFTAAIAAAPQSAQTHFWLGNILIDNGDFDEGLKALERARLLEPASVPILVDLAWAQYARGEVDEAQRRLEALRQRDPELATARDYLSIVYLEQGNIAGFVEEYAAHARIRKLEREAAHAEAMTAALAQGQTAVLPVLVRAMETEIATGERSFLPWPTMIAAAADDRAATLRLLGKAVARNETWGSAWAIRYLSQRWRGDREITALIGKLRPPSMARN